The following proteins are encoded in a genomic region of Populus trichocarpa isolate Nisqually-1 chromosome 13, P.trichocarpa_v4.1, whole genome shotgun sequence:
- the LOC7482367 gene encoding protein VAPYRIN has product MDRLIGLEPSNLVSIRIEPGQKCYGELTLRNVMYTMPVAFRIQALNKTRYTIKPQSGIISPLATLTIEITYHLSPGSLLPETFPHCEDSFLLHSVVVPGAAIKDATSSMDAVPIDWFTTRKKQVFIDSGIKVMFVGSPILAQLVMDGLMDEIREVLEHSDPAWNPADAVDFHGKTLLHLAISQSRADIVQLLLEFEPDVEFQSRSGYSPLEAAARSGEALIVELLLARRASTERSQSSTWGPIHLAAGGGHLEVLRLLLLKGANVNALTKDGNTALHLAVEERRRDCARLLLASGAKADIRNNGDGDTPLHIAAGLGDENMVKLLLHKGANKDIRNKNGKIAYDIAAEHGHARLFDALKLGDSLCIAARKGEVRTINRLIENGAAINGRDQHGWTALHRAAFKGKTDAVRVLIEKGIDVDAKDEDGYTALHCAVESGHADVIELLVKKGADVEARTNKGVTALQIAESLHYVGITRVLIHGGAAKDGVTQLVVPALHSPFRNGMAGKEVETKPMKKRPLRARTLRGSFDRAMPLAVV; this is encoded by the coding sequence ATGGACAGGCTTATTGGTTTGGAGCCATCGAATCTTGTATCTATCAGAATTGAACCTGGACAGAAATGCTATGGTGAACTCACTCTCCGCAATGTTATGTACACTATGCCGGTGGCCTTCAGGATCCAGGCCTTGAACAAGACTCGGTACACGATCAAGCCACAGTCAGGAATCATATCTCCTCTGGCAACACTAACTATAGAGATCACATATCATCTCTCTCCAGGTTCTCTTCTTCCAGAGACATTTCCTCACTGTGAGGACTCGTTTCTTTTGCATAGCGTGGTGGTTCCTGGCGCAGCAATCAAAGATGCTACATCAAGTATGGATGCAGTTCCTATTGACTGGTTCACAACCAGGAAAAAACAGGTGTTCATAGATAGTGGCATCAAGGTCATGTTTGTTGGGTCGCCAATTCTTGCTCAGCTAGTTATGGATGGCTTAATGGATGAGATCAGAGAAGTACTCGAGCATAGTGACCCGGCATGGAATCCAGCTGATGCGGTTGATTTTCATGGGAAAACATTACTTCATTTAGCCATCTCTCAAAGCCGAGCAGACATTGTACAGTTACTTCTTGAATTTGAGCCGGATGTGGAGTTTCAAAGCCGATCAGGTTATAGTCCACTTGAGGCAGCTGCAAGATCTGGTGAGGCTTTGATTGTTGAGCTTTTATTAGCTCGTCGAGCCAGCACAGAAAGATCACAGTCCTCAACTTGGGGTCCAATCCACCTTGCAGCTGGAGGGGGCCATTTGGAGGTGCTAAGGCTTCTTTTACTTAAAGGAGCCAATGTCAACGCTCTCACTAAGGATGGAAATACCGCCTTGCATCTTGCTGTCGAGGAGCGTAGACGCGATTGCGCACGCCTTTTGTTAGCTAGTGGAGCAAAAGCTGATATTCGCAATAATGGAGATGGCGATACACCCCTGCACATAGCTGCAGGATTGGGAGATGAGAACATGGTCAAGCTGCTGTTACATAAAGGTGCCAATAAAGACATCCGCAATAAGAACGGCAAGATTGCCTATGATATTGCTGCAGAACATGGCCACGCTCGCCTTTTTGATGCCTTGAAATTGGGTGACAGTTTATGCATAGCTGCACGCAAGGGAGAGGTGAGGACCATCAACAGGTTGATTGAAAACGGGGCAGCAATCAATGGCCGTGACCAACACGGATGGACTGCGTTGCATAGAGCTGCATTTAAAGGAAAAACCGATGCTGTGCGGGTTTTGATTGAAAAGGGAATTGATGTTGATGCAAAGGATGAAGATGGTTACACTGCATTGCATTGTGCTGTGGAGTCTGGTCATGCAGATGTGATTGAGTTGTTGGTTAAGAAAGGGGCGGACGTTGAAGCACGGACTAATAAGGGTGTTACCGCCTTACAGATTGCTGAGTCTTTGCACTATGTGGGCATCACCAGAGTGCTCATTCATGGTGGAGCAGCTAAAGACGGCGTCACACAATTGGTGGTTCCGGCTTTACACTCTCCTTTCAGGAATGGCATGGCAGGGAAAGAGGTGGAGACCAAACCAATGAAGAAGAGACCATTAAGGGCAAGAACATTGCGTGGTAGCTTTGATCGGGCAATGCCATTAGCCGTGGTTTAG